CGGAGGATCTTTGCAGTGTGGATGCGGCTTGCCGCGCCATATCCCTCGATGCCACGCCAGACCGTGGCGCCAGCCAGGCCAAGTTCGTGAGCCCGATGCACGATGGCTTCGTACAGCGGCCGGCCTCGATAACGGTCGGATTCGCCAACGAAGATACGGAGGAGCTTTCCGTTGCCCGCGATATGCATCACCGTGCCCTATAGCAGGCGACCGACCAAGCTTCCCAGCCAGACTGCCAGGAAACACATGCCAAGTGTCGCCCCGAGGTTGCCGAACGCGAGCGC
The DNA window shown above is from Candidatus Binatia bacterium and carries:
- a CDS encoding DUF190 domain-containing protein — encoded protein: MHIAGNGKLLRIFVGESDRYRGRPLYEAIVHRAHELGLAGATVWRGIEGYGAASRIHTAKILRLSEDLPVLIEIVDTEEKIRAALSEFDAMMEASGGGGLITLESADIIKYSHGRP